In Helianthus annuus cultivar XRQ/B chromosome 9, HanXRQr2.0-SUNRISE, whole genome shotgun sequence, the following are encoded in one genomic region:
- the LOC110876791 gene encoding uncharacterized protein LOC110876791, translated as MPVITSVGPGNLTQQMCMAQYYQPPITHAMPPLYTAALTAALSTPPPSTKILASENLKFNPPKPLKDAPNKDTSKYCEYHKGRGHDTNDCYQLKKQIEYFVKAGKLAHLVRDIKQGPLPNKEDTDKGAGKRHRELNMVYADKGKGAKRSFSTLEPWMLATITVEPCVEDLHLTIDPLIISAAVGDYNMRRILLDTGSSEDIIYEHCFNRMQPEDKKLLESVQAPIKGFTGEKVDPIGQITFPVTFGHAPRERTILLTFLVVRAESYHNVIIGRFTLGKLDVVVSTARGFMKFPTPRGIATIYRDKLGEVLDTKRCR; from the exons ATGCCCGTTATCACATCCGTGGGTCCAGGCAACCTTACACAGCAGATGTGCATGGCCCAGTATTATCAGCCGCCTATCACGCACGCTATGCCACCGCTTTATACGGCGGCGCTTACAGCAGCGTTGTCTACGCCACCCCCATCAACCA AAATCCTGGCTTCTGAGAACCTGAAATTCAACCCTCCCAAGCCATTGAAAGACGCGCCCAACAAAGACACCAGCAAATACTGTGAATATCACAAGGGCCGTGGCCATGATACCAACGATTGCTATCAGTTGAAGAAGCAAATCGAATACTTCGTGAAGGCGGGTAAGTTGGCTCACCTGGTTCGGGATATAAAGCAGGGTCCGCTCCCTAACAAGGAAGACACTGACAAAGGTGCGGGCAAGAGACATCGGGAATTGAACATGGTTTACGCTGATAAGGGAAAGGGAGCAAAGCGGAGTTTCTCCACGCTCGAGCCCTGGATGCTTGCAACCATAACGGTCGAACCATGTGTTGAGGATTTACACCTCACCATTGACCCCCTCATCATATCCGCCGCAGTAGGCGATTACAACATGAGAAGGATCCTGTTGGACACCGGAAGCTCTGAAGACATAATCTACGAACACTGTTTCAACAGGATGCAACCGGAAGACAAGAAGCTTCTCGAATCAGTACAAGCCCCTATTAAGGGGTTCACTGGAGAAAAAGTTGACCCAATTGGTCAAATAACCTTTCCTGTAACATTCGGACACGCCCCTCGCGAAAGAACCATACTCCTCACATTTCTTGTGGTACGTGCCGAATCCTACCACAATGTGATAATTGGAAGGTTTACACTGGGAAAACTAGACGTTGTCGTCTCCACGGCGCGTGGGTTCATGAAGTTCCCCACCCCGCGGGGGATCGCAACAATTTACCGGGACAAGTTAGGTGAAGTTTTAGATACTAAAAGATGCCGTTAA